A genome region from Acidobacteriota bacterium includes the following:
- a CDS encoding 3'-5' exonuclease, which yields MLWTAREPACTRGSRPGCRGAERSCSARPPGSMRSRPGSCPLSEAAGCFGVRPGGSNGPSRGDGIWPASEPCIHVGRRRFPLRPVRLRRTFQVSGEARATYYSIDVEATGPVPGLYSMVSLGACVVAPRDGGLRIGETFYVEIRPAFAGNDPRANAVHGLDLDRLRREGVEPREAMERLNRFVDRSLVPGTEPVFVGHVAVFDWMYVAWYYEWCGVRNPFGYKGIDTKALAMGVLGLPWFDTTRETIAERLGLEPQDEATLHRADADARHQAEILKALLECAGLT from the coding sequence ATGCTCTGGACGGCGCGGGAGCCCGCCTGTACGCGCGGGTCGCGGCCGGGGTGTCGCGGTGCGGAGCGCTCCTGTTCGGCGCGGCCACCCGGGTCGATGCGGTCGCGGCCCGGGTCGTGCCCGCTCTCGGAGGCCGCTGGCTGCTTCGGCGTCCGGCCTGGTGGCTCCAACGGGCCGTCCAGGGGGGATGGTATCTGGCCGGCTTCCGAGCCCTGCATCCACGTGGGGAGGAGGCGGTTCCCCCTCCGCCCCGTTCGGCTTCGGAGGACATTCCAGGTGAGCGGTGAGGCGCGCGCGACCTACTACTCGATCGATGTCGAAGCCACCGGGCCGGTCCCCGGGCTGTACAGCATGGTGAGCCTGGGCGCCTGCGTGGTCGCGCCGCGGGATGGCGGCCTGCGCATCGGCGAGACCTTCTACGTCGAGATCCGCCCCGCCTTCGCCGGCAACGATCCCCGGGCCAATGCGGTGCACGGCCTCGACCTCGACCGCCTGCGGCGCGAGGGTGTGGAACCGCGGGAAGCAATGGAGCGCCTGAACCGGTTCGTCGACCGGAGCCTGGTTCCGGGCACGGAGCCGGTGTTCGTCGGCCACGTGGCGGTTTTCGACTGGATGTACGTCGCCTGGTACTACGAGTGGTGCGGCGTGCGGAATCCCTTCGGCTACAAGGGGATCGATACCAAGGCGCTGGCGATGGGGGTCTTGGGACTGCCGTGGTTCGACACCACGAGGGAGACGATCGCCGAGCGCCTCGGCCTCGAACCTCAGGACGAGGCGACGCTACACCGCGCCGATGCGGATGCCCGGCACCAGGCGGAGATCCTCAAGGCGCTGCTGGAGTGCGCGGGGCTGACGTGA